The following proteins are encoded in a genomic region of Zea mays cultivar B73 chromosome 9, Zm-B73-REFERENCE-NAM-5.0, whole genome shotgun sequence:
- the LOC103638770 gene encoding uncharacterized protein yields the protein MSAAAVALEEPAVQMVMVSVASPRSPAVRSEEDLGPAWLRPLLGTSFFVPCRLHPELSKNECNLFCLGCCTGDALCAYCLPAHRDHHVVQIRRSSYHNVIRVSEVGKLIDISHVQTYVINSAKIVFLNGRPQARPGKGVTNTCQICCRSLPDSFRFCSLGCKLGGMQWDPSLTFAIRPKRGQGSGDDGGSGSDDSFSPKKPRRMAGFDLGRFERPGGIRWSDDEGSRSNNGLITPGTPPINRCRPSRRKGIPHRAPFYG from the exons atgtcagCTGCTGCTGTAGCTCTGGAGGAACCTGCTGTACAAATG GTGATGGTGAGCGTGGCGAGCCCGAGGAGCCCGGCGGTGCGGTCGGAGGAGGACCTGGGCCCGGCGTGGCTGCGGCCGCTGCTGGGCACGAGCTTCTTCGTGCCGTGCCGGCTGCACCCGGAGCTGAGCAAGAACGAGTGCAACCTCTTCTGCCTCGGCTGCTGCACGGGCGACGCCCTCTGCGCCTACTGCCTGCCGGCGCACCGAGACCACCACGTCGTCCAG ATACGTCGGTCGTCGTACCACAACGTGATCCGGGTGTCGGAGGTGGGGAAGCTGATCGACATCTCCCACGTGCAGACGTACGTGATCAACAGCGCCAAGATCGTGTTCCTCAACGGCCGCCCGCAGGCCAGGCCCGGCAAGGGCGTCACCAACACCTGCCAGATCTGCTGCCGGAGCCTCCCGGACTCCTTCCGCTTCTGCTCCCTCGGATGCAAG CTGGGAGGGATGCAGTGGGACCCGAGCCTGACGTTCGCCATACGGCCGAAACGCGGGCAGGGATCCGGCGACGACGGCGGCTCCGGCTCCGACGACTCGTTCAGCCCCAAGAAGCCACGGAGGATGGCCGGGTTCGACCTCGGCCGCTTCGAGCGGCCGGGCGGCATCCGGTGGTCCGACGACGAGGGCAGCAGGTCCAACAACGGGCTCATCACGCCGGGGACACCGCCGATCAACCGGTGCCGGCCGTCCAGGAGGAAGGGCATCCCCCACCGCGCCCCGTTCTACGGTTAG
- the LOC100191500 gene encoding Galactan beta-1,4-galactosyltransferase GALS1-like, translating into MRKDAAAAGIAPGSAPAFLCFDLKPFLAALTVLTLLAAAWQLRPYQSLLASPFSAACPQPTAGVSLPRALAVHAKKASSATNSTVSSSPSPPPGPERREFHAVGSAAALFVQMGAYRGGPYTFAVVGLASKPTHVYGKPWFRCEWEPSDASSPPMRAAKTYHMLPDWGYGRVYTVVVVNCTFPRVPNADSAGGRLVLYAHYGPSRSPASRRERIVALEESPGAYDEAAFRTTPPHRYDYLYCGSSLYGNLSAARVREWMAYHARFFGARSHFVFHDAGGVGPAVRAALEPWVRAGRATLQDVRAQAEYDGWYHNQFLVVNDCLHRYRHAAKWTFFFDVDEYMFLPDGRALEDVLAELEPYTQFTIEQNPMSSKLCVDDPAADYSNQWGFEKLVFRNSITGVRRDRKYAIQAKNAYATGVHMSENVIGNTTHKTEHLIRYYHYHNTINVLGEVCREFVSVPPKKGGGLTWSEKTPWYYDGSMKRVAGAVREFERETIGDVRL; encoded by the exons ATGCGGAAGGACGCTGCCGCCGCCGGCATTGCGCCGGGTTCGGCGCCCGCGTTTCTCTGCTTCGACCTTAAGCCCTTCCTCGCCGCGCTCACCGTGCTCACGCTCCTCGCCGCCGCCTGGCAGCTCCGGCCTTACCAATCCCTCCTCGCTTCCCCATTCTCCGCTGCGTGCCCGCAACCCACCGCCGGCGTCTCGCTTCCCCGCGCGCTGGCCGTCCACGCCAAGAAGGCCTCCTCCGCCACCAACTCCACCGTTTCGtcctcgccgtcgccgccgcccggcCCCGAGCGGCGGGAGTTCCACGCCGTGGGCAGCGCGGCGGCGCTGTTCGTGCAGATGGGCGCGTACCGCGGGGGTCCCTACACCTTCGCGGTCGTGGGGCTGGCGTCCAAGCCCACGCACGTCTACGGCAAGCCGTGGTTCCGCTGCGAGTGGGAGCCCAGCGACGCCTCGTCGCCGCCGATGCGCGCGGCCAAGACGTACCACATGCTCCCGGACTGGGGCTACGGCCGCGTCTACACCGTGGTGGTCGTGAACTGCACGTTCCCGCGCGTCCCCAACGCCGACAGCGCGGGCGGCAGGCTCGTCCTGTACGCGCACTACGGGCCGTCGCGGTCCCCGGCCTCCCGCCGCGAGCGGATCGTGGCGCTGGAGGAGAGCCCCGGCGCCTACGACGAGGCCGCGTTCCGGACTACGCCGCCGCACCGGTACGACTACCTCTACTGCGGGTCCTCGCTGTACGGCAACCTGAGCGCGGCGCGGGTGCGGGAGTGGATGGCGTACCACGCGCGCTTCTTCGGCGCCCGCTCCCACTTCGTGTTCCACGACGCCGGCGGCGTGGGCCCCGCCGTGCGCGCCGCGCTCGAGCCGTGGGTGCGCGCCGGCCGCGCCACGCTGCAGGACGTGCGCGCGCAGGCCGAGTACGATGGGTGGTACCACAACCAGTTCCTCGTCGTCAACGACTGCCTGCACCGGTACCGGCACGCGGCCAAGTGGACCTTCTTCTTCGACGTCGACGAGTACATGTTCCTGCCCGACGGCCGCGCGCTCGAGGATGTGCTCGCCGAGCTTGAGCCGTACACGCAGTTCACCATCGAACAGAACCCAATGTCGAGCAAGCTGTGCGTCGATGATCCGGCGGCCGACTATTCCAA CCAATGGGGATTCGAGAAGCTGGTTTTCCGGAACTCGATCACCGGGGTGAGGAGGGACAGGAAGTACGCGATCCAGGCGAAGAACGCGTACGCCACAGGCGTCCACATGTCCGAGAACGTGATCGGCAACACCACGCACAAGACGGAGCACCTCATCCGGTACTACCACTACCACAACACCATCAACGTCCTCGGCGAGGTGTGCCGCGAGTTCGTCTCCGTTCCACCGAAGAAGGGCGGCGGCCTGACGTGGTCCGAGAAGACGCCCTGGTACTACGACGGCAGCATGAAGCGCGTCGCCGGCGCTGTGCGCGAGTTCGAGAGGGAGACCATCGGCGACGTGCGGCTATGA